One window from the genome of Gambusia affinis linkage group LG14, SWU_Gaff_1.0, whole genome shotgun sequence encodes:
- the LOC122843843 gene encoding zinc finger protein 585A-like isoform X1: MDDYRRLLDFSRRPQIILHRIDCLQHDVYEEQICKQERSFTLDKDQLEPLQVKQEQEWTENQQIKEEQEDLEHQQIKVDEKEVYCSQGEEQLELKQETDTCMMVPVDEQTDHTESEPNKNQEIFQEAAETENQNRKRRKPFLCVICKKRFAFKSVLVAHMRTHTGEKLFTCVNCGNSFREKHELTLHMMIHTGEKPFSCVNCGKGFSQKEKLTRHMMIHTGKKPFSCVNCGKSFSRKEKLTRHMMIHPGEKPFSCVNCGKSFSQKEKLTRHMMIHPGKKPFSCVNCGKGFSRKEKLTRHMMIHTGEKPFSCVTCGKGFSQKEKLTRHMMIHPGEKPFSCVNCGKGFSRKEKLTRHMMIHPGEKPFSCVTCGKGFSRKEKLTQHMMIHPGEKPFSCVTCGKGFSRKEKLTRHMMIHPGEKPFSCVNCGKGFSRKEKLTRHMMIHPGEKPFSCVNCGKGFSRKEKLTRHMMIHPGEKPFSCVNCGKSFSRKEKLTRHMMIHTGEKPFSCVTCGKGFSRKEKLTRHMMIHPGEKPFSCVNCGKGFSRKEKLTRHMMIHPGEKPFSCVNCGKSFSRKEKLTRHMMIHPGEKPFSCVNCGKSFSQKEKLTRHMMIHTGEKPFSCVNCGKSFRLKQKLTRHMMIHPGEKPFSCVNCGKSFSQKEKLTRHMMIHPGEKPFSCVNCGKSFRLKQDLARHMMIHTGEKPFSCVNCGKSFSEKRELTRHMMIHTGEKPFSCVNCGKSFRRKNILTRHMMIHTGEKPFSCVTCGNSFRQKQNLILHMKIHTGEKPFSCVTCGNSFRQKQNLTQHMMIHTGEKPFSCVNCGKSFRLKQELTRHMMIHTGEKPFSCVNCGKSFSQKGLLTRHMMIHTGEKPFSCVNCGKSFSQKKELTRHMMIHTGEKPFSCVNCGKSFRLKQKLTRHMMIHPGEKPFSCVNCGKSFSQKEKLTRHMMIHPGEKPFSCVNCGKSFSRKQNLTRHMRIHTGEKPFSCVNCGKSFSLKQELTRHMMIHTGEKPFTCVNCGKSFSRKQELTRHMMIHTGEKPFSCVTCGKGFSRKENLTQHMMIHTGEKPFSCVNCGKSFRLKQDLARHMMIHTGEKPFSCVTCGKGFSRKENLTQHMMIHTGEKPFSCVNCGKSFRLKQDLARHMMIHTGEKPFSCVNCGKSFRQNQQLTRHMMIHTGEKPFSCVNCGKSFSQNQQLTRHMMIHTGEKPFSCVNCGNSFRLKQMLTQHMMIHTGEKPFSCVACGKSFSQNQQLTLHMMIHTGEKPFSCVNCGKSFSRKQNLTQHMMIHTGEKPFSCVNCGKSFSRKQKLTQHEVSHG, encoded by the exons atggatgaTTATCGCAGACTGCTGGATTTCTCCCGGAGGCCCCAGATAATTTTACACCGAATAG ATTGCCTGCAACATGACGTTTATGAGGAGCAAATATGTAAGCAGGAGAGGAGCTTCACTCTGGACAAGGACCAGTTAGAACCTCTGCAGGTGAAACAGGAACAGGAATGGACTGAAAATCAGCAGATAAAAGAAGAGCAGGAAGATCTAGAACATCAGCAAATAAAAGTGGATGAGAAAGAAGTTTACTGCAGTCAGGGTGAAGAACAGCTTGAGCTAAAACAAGAGACTGACACCTGCATGATGGTTCCTGTTGATGAGCAAACAGACCACactgaatcagaaccaaacaagaACCAAGAAATCTTCCAGGAAGCTGCTGAAACTGAGAACCAAAataggaaaagaagaaaacctttctTATGTGTCATCTGTAAAAAGCGTTTTGCTTTCAAATCTGTTCTTGTTGCTCATATGAGAactcacactggtgaaaagctgTTTacatgtgtgaactgtggaaacaGCTTTAGAGAAAAACACGAGTTAACTctgcacatgatgattcacactggtgaaaagccgttttcttgtgtgaactgtggaaaaggttttagtCAAAAAGAGAAGTTAActcggcacatgatgattcacactggtaaaaagccgttttcttgtgtgaactgtggaaaaagttttagtcgaAAAGAGAAGTTAActcggcacatgatgattcaccctggtgaaaagccgttttcatgtgtgaactgtggaaaaagttttagtcaaaaagaGAAGTTAActcggcacatgatgattcacccTGGTAAAAAGCCGTTTtcttgtgtgaactgtggaaaaggttttagtCGAAAAGAGAAGTTAActcggcacatgatgattcacactggtgaaaagccgttttcttgtgtgacctgtggaaaaggttttagtCAAAAAGAGAAGTTAActcggcacatgatgattcaccctggtgaaaagccgttttcttgtgtgaactgtggaaaaggttttagtCGAAAAGAGAAGTTAActcggcacatgatgattcaccctggtgaaaagccgttttcttgtgtgacctgtggaaaaggttttagtCGAAAAGAGAAgttaactcagcacatgatgattcaccctggtgaaaagccgttttcttgtgtgacctgtggaaaaggttttagtCGAAAAGAGAAGTTAActcggcacatgatgattcaccctggtgaaaagccgttttcttgtgtgaactgtggaaaaggttttagtCGAAAAGAGAAGTTAActcggcacatgatgattcaccctggtgaaaagccgttttcttgtgtgaactgtggaaaaggttttagtCGAAAAGAGAAGTTAActcggcacatgatgattcaccctggtgaaaagccgttttcatgtgtgaactgtggaaaaagttttagtcgaAAAGAGAAGTTAActcggcacatgatgattcacactggtgaaaagccgttttcttgtgtgacctgtggaaaaggttttagtCGAAAAGAGAAGTTAActcggcacatgatgattcaccctggtgaaaagccgttttcttgtgtgaactgtggaaaaggttttagtCGAAAAGAGAAGTTAActcggcacatgatgattcaccctggtgaaaagccgttttcatgtgtgaactgtggaaaaagttttagtcgaAAAGAGAAGTTAActcggcacatgatgattcaccctggtgaaaagccgttttcatgtgtgaactgtggaaaaagttttagtcaaaaagaGAAGTTAActcggcacatgatgattcacactggtgaaaagccgttttcttgtgtgaactgtggaaaaagttttagactTAAACAGAAGTTAActcggcacatgatgattcaccctggtgaaaagccgttttcatgtgtgaactgtggaaaaagttttagtcaaaaagaGAAGTTAActcggcacatgatgattcaccctggtgaaaagccgttttcatgtgtgaactgtggaaaaagttttagactTAAACAGGATTTAGctcggcacatgatgattcacactggtgaaaagccgttttcatgtgtgaactgtggaaaaagttttagtgaAAAACGGGAATTAActcggcacatgatgattcacactggtgaaaagccgttttcatgtgtgaactgtggaaaaagttttagacGAAAAAACATATTAACTCGGCatatgatgattcacactggtgaaaagccgttttcatgtgtgacctgtggaaacagttttagacaaaaacagaatttaattcTGCACATGaagattcacactggtgaaaagccgttttcatgtgtgacctgtggaaacagttttagacaaaaacagaatttaactcagcacatgatgattcacactggtgaaaagccgttttcatgtgtgaactgtggaaaaagttttagactAAAACAGGAATTAActcggcacatgatgattcacactggtgaaaagccgttttcatgtgtgaactgtggaaaaagttttagtcaaaagGGGTTATTAActcggcacatgatgattcacactggtgaaaagccgttttcatgtgtgaactgtggaaaaagttttagtcaaaaaaaggaattaactcggcacatgatgattcacactggtgaaaagccgttttcttgtgtgaactgtggaaaaagttttagactTAAACAGAAGTTAActcggcacatgatgattcaccctggtgaaaagccgttttcatgtgtgaactgtggaaaaagttttagtcaaaaagaGAAGTTAActcggcacatgatgattcaccctggtgaaaagccgttttcatgtgtgaactgtggaaaaagttttagtcgaaaacagaatttaactcggcacatgaggattcacactggtgaaaagccgttttcttgtgtgaactgtggaaaaagttttagtctaAAACAGGAATTAActcggcacatgatgattcacactggtgaaaagccgtttacatgtgtgaactgtggaaaaagttttagtcgaAAACAGGAATTAActcggcacatgatgattcacactggtgaaaagccgttttcttgTGTGACCTGCGGAAAAGGTTTTAGTCGAAAAGAGaatttaactcagcacatgatgattcacactggtgaaaagccattttcttgtgtgaactgtggaaaaagttttagactTAAACAGGATTTAGctcggcacatgatgattcacactggtgaaaagccgttttcttgTGTGACCTGCGGAAAAGGTTTTAGTCGAAAAGAGaatttaactcagcacatgatgattcacactggtgaaaagccattttcttgtgtgaactgtggaaaaagttttagactTAAACAGGATTTAGctcggcacatgatgattcacactggtgaaaagccgttttcatgtgtgaactgtggaaaaagttttaggcAAAATCAGCAATTAActcggcacatgatgattcacactggtgaaaagccgttttcttgtgtgaactgtggaaaaagttttagtcaaaatcAGCAATTAActcggcacatgatgattcacactggtgaaaagccgttttcatgcgTGAATTGTGGAAACAGTTTTAGACTTAAACAGATgttaactcagcacatgatgattcacactggtgaaaagccgttttcatgtgtggcctgtggaaaaagttttagtcaaaatcAGCAATTAACTctgcacatgatgattcacactggtgaaaagccgttttcttgtgtgaactgtggaaaaagttttagtcgaaaacagaatttaactcagcacatgatgattcacactggtgaaaagccgttttcttgtgtgaactgtggaaaaagttttagtcgaAAGCAGAAGTTAACTCAGCACGAGGTATCACACGGGTGA
- the LOC122843843 gene encoding gastrula zinc finger protein XlCGF57.1-like isoform X5: MDDYRRLLDFSRRPQIILHRIDSLKCNVYNQERRSTLDQEELEPLQVKQEQEEPEDHQIKEEQEDLEHHQIKVEEEEVYCSQGEEQIELKQETDTCMMVPVDEQTNHTESEPNRNQEIFQEAAETENQNKERRKPFSCVTCKKRFAFKSVFDVHMRTHTGEKPFTCVNCGKSFSQKWVLTDHMMIHTGEKPFSCLNCGKSFSRKQTLTQHMMIHTGEKPFSCVTCGKSFSLKLNLTKHMMIHTGEKPFSCVTCGKSFSGKLNLTQHMMIHTGEKPFSCVNCGKSFRQKHELTRHMMIHTGEKPFSCVNCGKSFRQKHELTQHMMIHTGEKPFTCVNCGKSFSRKSVLTQHMMIHTGEKPFSCVNCGKSFFQKHDLTQHMMIHTGEKPFSCLNCGKSFRLKHELTQHMMIHTGEKPFSCMNCGKSFSLKHELTQHMMIHTGEKPFSCVNCGKSFRQKQHLTQHMMIHTGEKPFSCVNCGKSFRQKHELTQHMMIHTGEKPFSCVTCGKSFSRKLYLTLHIRHHR, encoded by the exons atggatgaTTATCGCAGACTGCTGGATTTCTCCCGGAGGCCCCAGATAATTTTACACCGAATAG aTTCCCTGAAGTGTAACGTTTATAACCAGGAGAGGAGATCCACTCTGGACCAGGAGGAGTTAGAACCTCTGCAGGTGAAACAAGAACAGGAAGAGCCAGAAGATCATCAGATAAAAGAAGAGCAGGAGGATCTAGAACATCATCAGATAAAAGTGGAAGAGGAAGAAGTTTACTGCAGTCAGGGTGAAGAACAGATTGAATTAAAACAGGAGACTGATACCTGCATGATGGTTCCTGTTGATGAGCAAACAAACCACactgaatcagaaccaaacaggaacCAAGAAATCTTCCAGGAAGCTGCTGAAACTGAGAACCAAAataaggaaagaagaaaacctttctCATGTGTGACCTGTAAAAAGCGTTTTgctttcaaatctgtttttgatgTTCATATGAGAACtcatactggtgaaaagccgtttacatgtgtgaactgtggaaaaagttttagtcaaaaatgGGTATTAACTGaccacatgatgattcacactggtgaaaagccattttcttgtctgaactgtggaaaaagttttagtcgaAAACAGACgttaactcagcacatgatgattcacactggtgaaaagccgttttcatgtgtgacctgtggaaaaagttttagtctaaaactgaatttaactaagcacatgatgattcatactggtgaaaagccgttttcatgtgtgacctgtggaaaaagttttagtggaaaactgaatttaactcagcacatgatgattcatactggtgaaaagccgttttcatgtgtgaactgtggaaaaagttttagacaaaaacacgagttaactcggcacatgatgattcacactggtgaaaagccgttttcatgtgtgaactgtggaaaaagttttagacaaaaacacgagttaactcagcacatgatgattcacactggtgaaaagccgtttacatgtgtgaactgtggaaaaagttttagtcgaAAATCGGTattaactcagcacatgatgattcacactggtgaaaagccattttcatgtgtgaactgtggaaaaagtttttttcaaaaacacgatttaactcagcacatgatgattcacactggtgaaaagccattttcttgtctgaactgtggaaaaagttttagactAAAACACGAgttaactcagcacatgatgattcacactggtgaaaagccgttttcatgcatgaactgtggaaaaagttttagtctaAAACACGAgttaactcagcacatgatgattcacactggtgaaaagccgttttcatgtgtgaactgtggaaaaagttttagacaaaaacagcatttaactcagcacatgatgattcacactggtgaaaagccgttttcatgtgtgaactgtggaaaaagttttagacaaaaacacgagttaactcagcacatgatgattcacactggtgaaaagccgttttcatgtgtgacctgtggaaaaagttttagtcgaAAACTGTATTTAACTCTGCACATAAGGCATCACAGGTGA